Sequence from the Corallococcus sp. EGB genome:
ACCGGAGCCCCGCCGCTCGCAGGCCCCGGACATCGAGGCCTTCGCGGAGCCGCCGCCGCGCGCGGAGCCGACCCCGCGCAAGCCCGAGCCCAAGCCCGTGGTCGCGGAGCCCGCGCGGCCGAGCCACTCGGACGACGAGGACGCGCCGCCCCCGCCGCCGGTGGCGAAGAAGGAGCCGGCGCCCCGCCCCGCGCCGCCGCCGCGTCCCGAGATTCCGAAGGAGCCCGCGAAGAAGGACATCTCCGAGTGGGACCCCAACGGGGACTGACGCGGTCGCCCACCCAGAGAGCAACCAGAAGCCCTCCGCGAGGCGGCCCGCCTTCGGAGGGCTTCCTTCTTCCGGGTGTCACTGCGGTGTGAGGCGGTCAGCCCGCGCGCACCACCACCGGCGCGGCCTTCACCGGCGCGCCCTGCGTCAGCCGCACGCCCACGAGCACCAGCGCGCCTCCCAGCGCCAGCTCCCAGTGCAGCGCCTCCTCCAGGAAGAGCCACGCGACCAGCGCCGTCACCGCCGGTTGCAGGTTGGAGAAGATGGCCACGCGCGACGCGGGCACCTTCGACAGCGCGTAGTACCAGAGCAGGTACGCCACCACGGACGTCATCAGCCCCAGGTACACGATGGAGCCCTTCGCCAGGGCGCTGGCGGCCCACACCGCCGAGGGCTCCAGCACGAACGGCACGAGCGGCAGCTGCAACGCGGTGGCAACGGTCATCGTCCACGCCGTCGCGCGCAGCGCCCCGTGCTCGGAGGCCAGCGGCTTGCCCTCCGTCGTGTAGACCACCCACGCCACCACCGCCGCGAGGATGAGCAGGTCTCCCTCCAGCGTGCCCCGCGCGCTCGCCAGCCCCCGGCCCAACAGCAGCACCACCACGCCCGCCAGCGCCGTGAGGATGCCCGCCGTCGTGCGCGTGGACGCGCGCTCCCGTCCCAGCACCAGGCTGGCCACGTACACGCCCAGCGGCGTGAGCGCGTAGAAGAGCGCCGCGTGCGCCGCCGTGGAGCGCGACAGGCCGGAGAAGAACAGCGTCTGGTTCACCGGCCCGCCCATCAGCCCCAGCAGCACCACGCGCGTCCACGCGCTTCTCGGCGGCAGCTTGGGCCCCGGCGTCAGCGCGAGCAGCGTCACGAACGCGGCGCCGCAGACGAGGAAGCGCCACAGCACCACCGTGAAGGGCGACAGCTCCGTCATCGCCCGCTTGGCGGCGAGGTACGTGCCCGCGCTGATCAGCACCTGCAACGCCAGCGCGGAGTACACCCGCCCGAGCGGCGGCGTCACGGCTCCAGTTGCAGAAGCGCCCATCGTGCGGCGCTGCGTACCAGCTCGCTGTCGTCGCCGCTGAGTTTTTCGAGCAACGGCCGCGCGTGCACCTGCCGTGCGACGCCCAGTGCATAGACAGCGTTGCGCCTCAAACCGTCGTACCGCGCGCGCGCCAGCGCCGTGCCCGGGATGAGTTCCTTGTATTGCTCGGGAGTCAGCGCCGCCAGCTCCAGCGTGCCCAATGACGCCACCGCGCGGGGCACGAAGCGCTCGTCGTCCGCGAACACGGGCTTGCGGTTCAGCGGGCACACCTGCTGGCAGATGTCACAGCCGAAGATGAGGTTGTCGAACTTGAGCCGGAACGCCTCCGGGACGTCGCGGTCGCGGTTCTCGATGGTCTGGTACGACAGACACGCTCTCGCATCCACCTGCCGATTGCCCACCAGCGCGCCCGTGGGACACGCCATGAGGCAACGTCGGCAGGAGCCGCAGCGGTCCGCC
This genomic interval carries:
- a CDS encoding DMT family transporter; the encoded protein is MGASATGAVTPPLGRVYSALALQVLISAGTYLAAKRAMTELSPFTVVLWRFLVCGAAFVTLLALTPGPKLPPRSAWTRVVLLGLMGGPVNQTLFFSGLSRSTAAHAALFYALTPLGVYVASLVLGRERASTRTTAGILTALAGVVVLLLGRGLASARGTLEGDLLILAAVVAWVVYTTEGKPLASEHGALRATAWTMTVATALQLPLVPFVLEPSAVWAASALAKGSIVYLGLMTSVVAYLLWYYALSKVPASRVAIFSNLQPAVTALVAWLFLEEALHWELALGGALVLVGVRLTQGAPVKAAPVVVRAG